ATATTtggaaataattgtattttataataaattgttttaaaatgtaTGCAAATTACAATTAGGATCATCTTTTCCACAGTGCTTTTCAAGAATATTCCTAGCTAACAATGCAGGAGGTGCTCCAATGTCCTTtgccatttttaataaaatcccaACTGGTTCACCACTCTGTACAGCTTCTACATAACTATTATTTGGATAGTATAGTGCAAGATACagtgtaaaatatttaaaaatggatCTAACATGAAGTATCCTTACGTATCATAATAATTTTTGTTGTTGCCAAATAATTTGCTATGATTAACTTTCATCTTATGTTGTATTTCTAAAGACAGTATACTATACAGTGTGTTTACTGGAATCCTAGATAAAGACAGAGTATTTTATTGTGATCAATAGTTAAATATAATTGTCTTTTACAGAAACACACTTACTCGCTATATTTTTCCTTTAACATGTCTCTACAGTCCTTTGATAAACCTCGAAATTTTCGAATAGATGCTACAATATCGTTATATAATTCAACCTTCATATTTGAGTCTTATTCGTGTttccttgaaatatttcaactttattttattatcgtaTAAATATACTCGTCTTCACACGTTACGAATCCTGACATTTGTATACAGTATACAATTTCATTCATTCGTCTGAAGTTTACTTTTTATCCGATTTATGCGGGAAATTTTAACTTatagctttttcttttttatcttcagTTGAGTATGTTCACAAGGTATGCATGTAAATAGAGTGTAGGGTTTTGCCTGCACCCCATTCCACACTCCACACCGTGGGCAAAGaggatacatatgtatgtacatatgtacaatatcaatcatagtgtccgttcgtctagtgtattttgtaatttcaaataaattattgaaattctaaattattgaatattcgaaagcttttatcagatgattatgttaattactttaacgcttttattaaataattagatttatgacatttgctgcggttaaacttggactccaaagtcagtgctttttcactagacgaacggacactatgattgatattgtacataccTTTGCCCTTTTATCGCCTAGGGCTGGCGTATTATAGGGACTTTTCCGCCCCTCTATTGCCCAACGAACACTTTCGGCCACGTGCGCTTCGTGTACCTTTTTCAAATCTCATTCTATACATTTGCCATACTTTTGCTTCTGTTCCCTCGCCGTACTTTTACAATCCTTGCTTGAGTCCGTGTGTGTgtgcccccttttagtcgcctcttacgacaggcaggggatactgtggccgtattctaattcccccgagccacagaggccatgtatgtatatatgtataccgcagttcaccagagtccataactgtgaaaagaccagttttcgttctttgcgcttctccagtacgcatcttcgccctgattggcgatactcccaaacgaagtggaaagcgattagcagagagctcgctgcgttcccccaccatcttccaacctgcgcgtcgcagttatggactctggtgaactgcggtatatgtatgtatgtacctaccCTTTGCCGTGGGTTCGCCGAGAGGTTGGTATCCCTACAAGAGAGGCGACATCAGCACCTCCTGGTACTGAAGCGTAGAcctaaaatttgcatcaaattcaCAAGAGTGAACTCAATGGAATTTGGTGGGCCTGGGCCTGGGTCAGTGAAGGTTGTTTATTGTTGTATATCTAAAATATAACAatcataaatattgtatatgcaACAATTTTTAAATCTGTATTGTTATGAGATGTACAACAGATTGGCATAAAACACGTAATTGTATGGAAACAATCTACATGACAGATGccttgtatttaattttcaaatatcatttATTGGTGAATTAGTTTATACTTTAATCCTGtcaaaattatgaataaacgTGAAAAGTCAACAAAAAAGTATAGTGtacagaaaggaaagaaagaaactggTCGGTCAGAGGAAGgtaattaacttaattttttatataactaAATAAGTAAtagaattgtattaaatttttgttgatatatgtaaattttatatgTTACAGCTTCAATCAAAAAGAATATGAAAGTTGATGTAGGAAATGATTCACCTCAACATTCTTATGATACACGTGTTTCTGGACATAGTACACCAATTTTAAAAAAGGAATATGTATATGACATAGAAGATTCTCCTGAAATTGATTATCGTTACAGTCCAATTTCACTTCCTTGCACTCAAGATGGGGGTAATGAGATTTCTTGGGATTGGCAGACAACAAGTAGTAAAAATTCATACAGTAATAAACCACAAAGCAACCTCAATGAAACTCCCAAAAGAACTAAACAATTACAGAAAAAACGAAATTCTTTTTCTCCCTTATTGCAAAAACCACTTAAAAGGAAACAGATAAAGatggaaaatatagaaaatattggAAAACTAACAGCTGAATTGAAAGCATTATCAGAGAGAATGAAAGATATGCAACAAAACTGTAACAATCATGTCACTGAGAATAGAGATACTAGAGAATGTGAATCTGAAAATAAGCTATTGATAGGATTGGATACTGAAATTAATGATGATATAATGATACAAATTGTTGACAAtcacaaatctaatgtagatacaattgctattaataataatatcaaaaaaAGTTCAAGTTATGAGGATTTATTTGATGATTCAATTGATGATTCAATGGTGAGGTGCAGtcaagaaattgaagaaaaattaaatttgtgtaAAAGTACAGAAAATGAGACTACGGTAGTAAATATAATAAGTgacaagaaagaaaaagagtttcACTTTTTAACATCTATCAATTCTACTGGAAGTTCCAGAAGTATTAATACTTCTAAAAATTCTTCAAGCGACACAAGCAGCCAACTAAAAAcatattcaaataattcaaGTAAAAACTCAGCTTCaagtttttcaatttccaatttaaaaaatacaagtcTACTGAAAGGTTCCTCTAAAAATAATGTTATACATAcagcaaataaaaaattacaagagACAAAGATGTCAGATTTTCCGGATGATTCTTTTGATGATTGTTTAGCAACTTTCGTCGAAGATGACAAATTATTAACTAAATTGTCGGAGTATGATTTTAATGCTCCAAATTCAGGTCCAAACTCGAGTCATTCCAAAAAGAAAGGAACTGTTCCTTCAAGGAATAAACAATCTTCAAACAGTAATCTCTCAAAAGCAGTAGTAGATACTGTATATAATATCGAATCAAATTATACAGAATCTAAGTTGATTGCTGATGATCTGGTAGGGGAATTCGAATTTATAACTGATAAAGAAACAGTACAAAAATCTTTCCCCGGTAAAACTTCTCTAGAAAACAGGAAGTTCTTTAAAACAAAAAGCTTATCAGATCAGTGGTGTTATCAGAGTAGAAactgtaatttaaataataagacAAATAAAACTTCAAATATTGTTGTACCAAGTCCAAAACAATATCAGTTGTATTCAAATTGTTCAGTAAGTACTACTTATTCTGTTACCACAAGTCAAAATTCTTACAAACCTAATACACTTGCATCAATTAACGGCACGGAAAATGCGCATGCACTTGACAGACTGGAAGGAAAAGAAGATGGAAATTGTATTGTTAAATACAAATCTACTAGCAATTTAAATAGCATAAAAGAAGTGAAAGAATCGTTGTCGGTACAATGCACCCCGGAAGAGATAGAACGAAAAAGGCGGGAAGCAAAGATGAGACTAGAGGCGAAACGAAAACTGCAGCAAAGTGGTCGAATGGCCAGTGCTACATCAGAAGTCCCGATAAAGAGATCTGTTAAAAGGTGATAGACTAACAGTGTTGAGTAAAATGAGTTAATGAAACTATATTTTACGATACCCTGttgttttatttacaaatacTAATGTGCCTATTCCTTGTATGTTTATGATTTCAACTACATATTGTGTCTAAGCAAATAGTTATATAAACAAAAGCTATTTTTCGATACAACTTTAAGCATTCTGTAAAATCATGTCAATAGctttcaaataattacttatatttatacttttctattttattatcgTTGAAAACATTACCATTATATTCTAGAATGTATAGTCATTCAATTGTAATAGctgttgaaataattataaatacatgTTACATAAatttctatatatttatttgattGTAACATGTCTAATTATCTGTCATTTAAATAAtcttaagaaaataaatattttttaaatttttctataacagtagttaattaattatgtatGTTTTTTGTCACAAATAGATATACGAAGTTAAGATTATGTTGGATATGTAGGAATTATTGTGCGAGTAGAGTacataataaaacatttttcgTTAAacatttgttataaatttttttttctcaatataATTAagttctttttcttattttcttataaatatttcGATAAAAATACGGACAACCGTGTAAATAAGTTATTATTAATTCTTACAAACAAGTGATATACTCTTGCCTGACCAATGTCGGGTTATACTACTTCCGCGGATCCGAAACGCGTATAAAAGTGCACGTAGTTAGCTATGTTTAAAACAACATTAAAAGAGCTTAAAATAATGTAGATAACGATATAGAAGTAGTATATTTGTCGGAAGATAAGAAAGTTATGACGTGTCAcataaatattaaggtataatTCACCGCGCATGGTTAGTAGAAGCGCGCCATTGCACGAGTACCATCGTTCAATCGATACACAACGTGACGTCAGACTGAACCGTACAACAGTGTGCCCGTATTGTCCATTAAACGAATTCGCGATcggtaatttattttatttctatctaCACACGAATTTACACGCATctcgtaaataaatatttaaaacgtgCGCGAATCGGTTTCCGAATGTTTAACGATCGCGCACTAAACGCACACTGTCTCATCGCGCATGCGCAGTAATTCAAGAGCAAGTGCACCGCGCATACCTGTCGGTGATTGGTGAAAGGATATTGAGAGCAAACGGTCAAGCCAGTCGGCCTGAGGTGAGCATGGGGAAAGCACGTGTCGTTTGCATTGTTGCGCGCGATTCGGCAAGCTTATACGTCGACTCAAACGTCTCCTCCACCACCACCGACGCTTTCACCACCAGTGAGACGAAGGTAGCCGCTAACGCCATCACCAGCGTCGCCGTTACTACCACCGAGAACAATTCTTTGGCTTCCCCTTCTCTGCATCGGGTTGATAGCACGAAAATCGCGGTACCCTCGCTCACGTCGAGAACAGTGCCCGCGAATGCTAGATACACCAGCGTACACCGTCGGCCTATCGCTATGTTACTCGCGGTGATCGCGTTCCTCTGCGCCGGCACCAGTGCCGAGGTGTTCACGAACACTTTTCTCGTGAAGATGAGGCAACCTGCGGAGAGACACGTCGCTGATCGCGTGGCTATTAGAAATGGATTCGTCAATCTAGGACCGGTAAGAGCCTAACCACTATTCCtctactttttttaaattataaatattattctttttgttttctttttttttaataacattaagATTCTGATTTCATTAGGAACTGTTTTGATATAGCGATAGGCTGCATAGTACGAGATTCTAGCACTGACACATTATGTATACTCGAGTGTAGCGCGTACGCGGTTCGACCGCCTCGAGGAAATTGCTTATCTAGGGTGAAACAGAGTATGGCTTGGGGTGCGGATAGGGTGAACATACTATGATGAGAATGAAATCTCTCTTGTACGATCGATAAGTTTACTTCAAAAGagaagaaacaagaaaataccCAAGGGAAACTTGTTTATTTATCTACCGACGGTTAGGGCATAAATTTATTTACCTCCTTGTACTATCGGTCAGGTCCCGTGCTTAGATTTTAATTTGAAGCTTACTTTTTATATGATTATTCTAGCGGCCaatgatttataatattttattttttgttataaattctGTATTTTACTATAGACCTATCCTAATAAACAAAGCACATTAAAAACTGagacatttattaaaattttaaatcccTTTAGACTAAGTATAGTatatcatgaaaaaaaaaataatctgcGCCGGTCTCGTTTCATCCTTGCTCCACTTCACCGTTGATTTATATCACCGCGAAACTTGTTATCGGTTCGCCGCATGAACGACCTGTTATTCACCGTAGGCATGTACGATCACAGAGGCATTGATTTCGTGACCGTTGCCACGAACGCCCGCATTATCGCGAAAACATGTTCGAAACGGTTGGTCGACGTCATAAATACACAGAATACGTATTAACGATAAGATTAGCTTAGTCCGAAGGGAGCTCCGTTACTCAATAGAGAAAGTCTTCCTCTCCCTTCCTCTGGATGTTTAATTTCCAATAAAACATCAAATAAATCATTACAAATCATAATATACTTTACTAAAGGTTTATTCATTTCCATTTAATCGAAAAACAAGCGCGTTGGTTTGATTATCTGTTTGCATTACTGAATTACTCGGGCGCAGTGAAATGATCGGCGTGTGGTCAGACAGCGCAACAGTAGAAGCGACACGGTTTGGTCCGACGCCTACACGTAAACTTTGCGTAGGCACCTTTTAGCGAAGCCAGCTCTCGTCCCTAGTTGTTTTTCTGCTAATATACGGTATCGTTTTACGGTTGACACTATATCAAACATTTTTGTCGAAAGTGCTTGTCTAAAATAAGTATACGATGACGTATAAAGGCGATTAAAGGTTCCACTTTCGAAGTTACTTAACGAAGTTACGTTCACAAACGCGGTAAACACTGGCATAAtatcaattataaaactatAAGTATACGTTTATCGGTACAAACTTTCGCATATTGCAAGAAACAACGCGCTTTATATTGAACTTTTCTCATTTAATTCTCATTAATTCGGTAAATCAATGCATACCCTTTAAACTGCTTCTTTCTCGTTTCCCTCTGTTCGTTTCTGGGAAAACAAATTTCATTAACCTTCGTTACGCAATTCTCTGATATCCTGTTGATCAAAGGAACATATATATATTCGCGTTAAATTAACGAGAATACATTTGTTGTGAATACATGGAGAGCttgattaataaaatgaaacaatttgatatttattaatGATCAAATTAAACAGCAGAGACGAGGAGTGGGTCTTTTATTTCTGTCGTCTCGCGATAATTGAAACGCTCTTCGGGATTCCATTAAAAGGAGACAAAAGCACGTCTAAGATGGCGAGGATAGCTTCTGaaattttcctccttttttaCTACGAAATGTTTCTCGAGGGCGCAGGTTCGAACGGAAGTGTTCAACAAGGGAGCATCTTGCTAGATAAATTAAGTTAGTCGTTGCCCATCGCGACGTTGGGGGTCGTTTCCTTTTATTAGTATCACTAGACGAATGTTATTGCCTTCTTCTCTTCTGCTCCGCGATTCTCTTGGTTGCTTCCATTCAGAATTGTACTTTCATTTAATTGTTCGCTTAAATTAAATTCGCCGCCATGGTCATCGGTTACAGTCATCTTTTCACCCTATACTTAGCTTGCTAATTTGTACGTCATTTACCATTCTGTAACGTTACAACCTTTTCCCTCTGCGACCGTTTATCTTCGGTCCATTGTTAGATTCCCTTCCCACGTAATAGGATACATGttctaataataacaacaatcaAATCCATTAGACGGATTCATTAAGAATCGTCTGTTCTAGGAATAGACAGCGAGATAAATGCGTCGCTGTGATTTTCTTCTCGAAAGAAAATCGCAGACCCCCAAGAAAGTGATTCCTAACGATTTTCAAAAGTCGATGGAATAGAAATTCGTTTCGAATCGGAGGAACGAGGGTTGTAAAGTCAATTGGTCGGAAGAACGAGAATATGAAAGGGGGAAGGATATTATAGAGCGACTTTTCTCCATTGTTTGACGCTTGGAAATTATGCGCCAGATGTAATTTATCGTGTGGATCGATTTTCTTCTTCAAACTGGTATTTACAATGCTACGTGACGTTGCTCCATTTGATTGCCGTTTGACACGATTAATCGTCGCGTGACGTGCGCGTTGGATTATCACCGGTGATCGATCGCCTTCACTGAGGACCGATTAAAGAATCGTCATCTTTGGTGACGGGGGATTTTCGTCCACGAGAACTGGGACTaaaaagctttagaatatttttaataatgaatACCTTAAACTGAACAGTGAGGTATGGTACAACGAAGGAATGTTAATTTTAAACTGACCATCGTATGTCCATTGTATTTTAGCAAGTGTGAACCATTGTTACCACGAATCGTAAAATGATCTGTCCGGGAATAATGAAAAGATTAACGGAAAGAAGCCGAGCGAAATCGAATCATGTTTAAATAGGTCGATCGATCGGAATGTTGCGGTTACGCTGGTAACCACCTTTTGATTCTGCGACAGAAAGGTGAACATTCTATGTTCTGGTACATCtctttattgaaaaaaagagaaTGAGAGATTAAAAAGTTTCATGGTTCGATATAATCTACTAACCGGGAGAGTCTTCTTTACATTTACGTAAACAGGTTCTAGAACAGGAGGAGGAACTTCCGTTGCATCGCACCAGGGAACTAATTATTCCTCTTTATTAAGAGGCAGGGTTTGTTAACACACTTCGGGATGACTAAGCGCGCCTTTATTAATGGCCTAACGCTTTGAACGTGGCTATGGATGAAGCTCATAACTTCACTGGttgtagtaataaaatattatctcTGAGTATGTTGGAAATATAAAATAGTGTGGCATAATGAATGAATGTTGTTTATTAGACTTAATAATAAAAGATGGTATTGAATAAGATACAAAATTAAGAAGATAGCTCGCAGGCTAAACGTTCTTCACTCTTCGAAAGTTAACTCTAGTCTGATCCATCCCTCAAAGGCACTCGCATTCATTGTGAATAGGGCCCAAGGCCTCGCCCGAAAAAACACTCGCCGACCCTTGGGCCTGGTTTTCGTCATCGCTTTTCTCTTTAATGGCTCTCTTCCTGCTTTTAGAAATGTAAACTACCCTAAATTCTAAACTACGTTACCACAATAGTAAGAAGAATGATTCTTTTATGcagaagaattttaataaatttacacACTATGTTTCTAAACGTTTCTAAGTTTATCTACTATGCAGAGTTCTCTGAATATCATTGCTATAACTTCTCATGCAAGTGGAATGACGACAGCTGGCTCAGAAAGGAAGATCGTGTACAGTTAACTGCACTCA
The sequence above is a segment of the Osmia lignaria lignaria isolate PbOS001 chromosome 12, iyOsmLign1, whole genome shotgun sequence genome. Coding sequences within it:
- the LOC117602710 gene encoding uncharacterized protein LOC117602710 isoform X2, which translates into the protein MNKREKSTKKYSVQKGKKETGRSEEASIKKNMKVDVGNDSPQHSYDTRVSGHSTPILKKEYVYDIEDSPEIDYRYSPISLPCTQDGGNEISWDWQTTSSKNSYSNKPQSNLNETPKRTKQLQKKRNSFSPLLQKPLKRKQIKMENIENIGKLTAELKALSERMKDMQQNCNNHVTENRDTRECESENKLLIGLDTEINDDIMIQIVDNHKSNVDTIAINNNIKKSSSYEDLFDDSIDDSMVRCSQEIEEKLNLCKSTENETTVVNIISDKKEKEFHFLTSINSTGSSRSINTSKNSSSDTSSQLKTYSNNSSKNSASSFSISNLKNTSLLKGSSKNNVIHTANKKLQETKMSDFPDDSFDDCLATFVEDDKLLTKLSEYDFNAPNSGPNSSHSKKKGTVPSRNKQSSNSNLSKAVVDTVYNIESNYTESKLIADDLVGEFEFITDKETVQKSFPGKTSLENRKFFKTKSLSDQWCYQSRNCNLNNKTNKTSNIVVPSPKQYQLYSNCSTGRKRRWKLYC
- the LOC117602710 gene encoding uncharacterized protein LOC117602710 isoform X1; amino-acid sequence: MNKREKSTKKYSVQKGKKETGRSEEASIKKNMKVDVGNDSPQHSYDTRVSGHSTPILKKEYVYDIEDSPEIDYRYSPISLPCTQDGGNEISWDWQTTSSKNSYSNKPQSNLNETPKRTKQLQKKRNSFSPLLQKPLKRKQIKMENIENIGKLTAELKALSERMKDMQQNCNNHVTENRDTRECESENKLLIGLDTEINDDIMIQIVDNHKSNVDTIAINNNIKKSSSYEDLFDDSIDDSMVRCSQEIEEKLNLCKSTENETTVVNIISDKKEKEFHFLTSINSTGSSRSINTSKNSSSDTSSQLKTYSNNSSKNSASSFSISNLKNTSLLKGSSKNNVIHTANKKLQETKMSDFPDDSFDDCLATFVEDDKLLTKLSEYDFNAPNSGPNSSHSKKKGTVPSRNKQSSNSNLSKAVVDTVYNIESNYTESKLIADDLVGEFEFITDKETVQKSFPGKTSLENRKFFKTKSLSDQWCYQSRNCNLNNKTNKTSNIVVPSPKQYQLYSNCSVSTTYSVTTSQNSYKPNTLASINGTENAHALDRLEGKEDGNCIVKYKSTSNLNSIKEVKESLSVQCTPEEIERKRREAKMRLEAKRKLQQSGRMASATSEVPIKRSVKR